GTTCGTATATATTGATTTCGGTTGTAGAACTATTTCTGATGCAACTtgtaaacaaaaaatttcaagctcaccGCGATGATCTTACCATCTGGCAATATGAGTTTAGGGCGGATTTGCCTTTTCTTTGCAGGGATCAAAGCTATACAGTTTTTCATAGTTCTTGCTTGCCCAAAATCTCAATTCGATACATCTAccagccttcttcttgagcgGTTTTCACACCAAAGTCAAACTCAGTCATGGTTGAACACTAGGTTTTGGAACAAACTTTTATCTTGGGACGCGGCTTACTTCCTTAAATGTGTGATTGTTGGTGGCCCAGAGTTTGAGCACGAGAGAGCgttttctcaactttggTGTCAGATAGTGCGGCTTTTTTGTGGCGATAACTTTGAGTTATACCATGTAATAAGGACGGCGGTGGCCTTGGAAAATTGCATTCATTTAACCTCAGCAATCTTGCTGTATTGGTTGACGGCTAAAGTCTTCAAGACAAATACTCTAAAACTTCACCAACGAAGTCGGCTCGCACTAAAAGCTGCCATGCTTTTTATCGCGAGCAGCGGAACTGGCTTCTTTTTGGGATTATACTCTGAGCCTCTTTCAACGCTGTTATCCTTCACTGGTTTGATCGCGCGTGAATACGCTGTTTCTTATGATGTGTATGGAAACCTGCGGAGTTCATTACTAAGATGGCCTCTGTATTCAATCATATCAACGGTGTGCTTCACTGCAGCAGCCGCAAACAGACCAAACTGCATTCTTTTAGGGTTGGTTTATATCAATGACTTGGTGAGCCTCTTAAAGACGAGAAGAATTCTCCAGGCTACGTTCATGCCTCTGCTGAGTGGAGCTTGTATGCttagcttcttttttctgcAGCACCACATTCTCCCTTACCAGGAATTCTGTCCCGAAAGGGGGGAATGGTGTCACAAAACGGTTTTCGGCTTACCAGTGACTTATCAATCATTATATTCATTTATTCAAAGCCATTACTGGAACGTGGGTTTTCTGAGATATTGGACTCTGAATAATATAccaaacttcttgattgCACTGCCTAACTTCGTGGTTATGTG
The Lachancea thermotolerans CBS 6340 chromosome G complete sequence genome window above contains:
- the GPI18 gene encoding GPI-anchor transamidase GPI18 (similar to uniprot|P38211 Saccharomyces cerevisiae YBR004C GPI18 Functional ortholog of human PIG- V which is a mannosyltransferase that transfers the second mannose in glycosylphosphatidylinositol biosynthesis the authentic non-tagged protein was localized to mitochondria); translation: MILPSGNMSLGRICLFFAGIKAIQFFIVLACPKSQFDTSTSLLLERFSHQSQTQSWLNTRFWNKLLSWDAAYFLKCVIVGGPEFEHERAFSQLWCQIVRLFCGDNFELYHVIRTAVALENCIHLTSAILLYWLTAKVFKTNTLKLHQRSRLALKAAMLFIASSGTGFFLGLYSEPLSTLLSFTGLIAREYAVSYDVYGNLRSSLLRWPLYSIISTVCFTAAAANRPNCILLGLVYINDLVSLLKTRRILQATFMPLLSGACMLSFFFLQHHILPYQEFCPERGEWCHKTVFGLPVTYQSLYSFIQSHYWNVGFLRYWTLNNIPNFLIALPNFVVMWFSTVYFSIQYPCSNLKPLILLTKVFLIVLLLFAHVQIINRISSFIPLHLWYIADRLNKSAVTSKEEMKGDDKLVKFYILWLIFWIPAQTALFASFLPPA